The genomic DNA TCGAATTTACATGGCTAAGTGAACTTTTTTAGTGAAACTTCGACAAGTTGTCTAGTCCACACGAATAGCTTGTCTTCATGAGAGTAATTTCCGAttttagtttattattttttactgaTTGTTTAATGGCTATAACGTCATATTGGGCTTAATTAAGGTCTTTTATGCGATAACCCTTACGTTTTGTATGAGTAGCGCACGTCGTCGATCTATTCGATTTAAAACTGATTAAACCTGAGCGATCCCACAAGCGTGAAGCATCGCTTTAAATActtatcgtgtataaataaagattattgattgattgattgatcgttTTAACAGCAACTTAAACACAATATTTGGCTGTGAAGCCCTCCTgttttctcgtttttttttgttcaaaggaTTTGCCCAACTTTCTCCATTTATTTGTGCCTTAAAATTCAGTATTTAATGCTCGTGGAACTATTGTTTGTACATATCAGTATACGGGAACTCCAGCTTAAATCCTTTTCCGAATTTTTTTCCCGAATCTCTGGAAATGCTTTTAATGTGCGACTTCTTGGTAGCCCTGTTTATTGCATATTGTCATTTTTGTCATCACGTcgtttctctgccaaagtctgTTTCTTCGTATCTTATCCTATTTTCTTCTACGTGTATAAGTTCgcgaccccacaagcttttagctttgaatTTAATGTCATTTATAAATAAaggttgtattgtattgtattgcatagTTGCGAATCATTGCGCAATGTTCCATTGCTACATCAGCTTTTGTGTCGAGGTAGACAATCAAATTTTCAACATTTCAGTGTTTGCCTTTACTCTTCTCGACTGAAGActtttttcaaagcttttcGGTACTTAGGTAAACGCCAGGCAAAGACAAATGGATCAAGAAAAGACTTCAGAAAGAGTGTGTTATTCGTCACGACTCCAGCAATTCGTAGTGAGAGACTtacttttgtcttttctcttgaGTAAAGGTaaaaataccaaacaatagcgcTTGGTTGAGAACAAATCAATAGGATAAAGATCATAACTAGATTTAATCTAACCAAGTTCTTCTCTATGAGTTTCTGCTGTGTTGGTCGTTCACTCGGTGTACAGGAATCCCGCGTATCTGCACATCCCTCGCTTGTTGCGGTGTTTCTTGTTGTTGGCGTTAAGCGTCGCGTCATGATCATTTCTTTCACAACAGCTCTCTGCAGCAGCAAGTAGATAATGACAGTCAAAAACAGCGAAAAGGTGGAATGAAGGTGCAAGTCAATCTTCGCGATGACCTCTCTTGACACTCCAACCAGTTGTAAGCTTTCAAACAGAATAGCGTATAAGAAAAGCCCAACCACACACGCTACGGTGTTACGAACGGTGATCAAACGCTTGAATTTGAACGGGAAGACTACCTCGGCGTATTGTGCAAAGGTGAACGCCAAGACAATGAAGAAAGACGTATTCATTGTTATGGCGGCTATAGTACCCGCTACTTCAAGTATTTTCAAGAAGTGACTTGCGTCTGGGTGGTTATTGTAGAACCTGTAGTAGCATGTTATCGTCATAGGCTCAGGAATAAGACCAGTGATGAGATCAACAAACGCTAAACCCACCACAAAATACGCCGATGGCGTGCGAAACGTTTTAAACGGATCTTTGTAAATCGCTATGAGAAGCAGAGCGTTGGAAAGCACCGTTATTGGGCAAATAACGGCGAGGAACGTTCCAGACACGAAGAGTGTTGTTGCCCAACTTGGCGGCATCAGATATTCCGTTGCATTCGATGTAACGTTCATTTTGCTTTATGCGATACCTAACTTTGGTTCTTCGTGTTATTTTATGTTATACAGGTGCGTGAGCTTATATTGACTCAATTTCCTCGCTTAATGCGTCAATTGTGCGTGAAACAGTTTTAGGTTACCAAATGAGGTTTATAAATGGTCAGAAAAATTGGGTTATTTCTCTTGAAATTGACGAGTTGTCTTAAGTTTCTCGCAAAGTGTTTGGGGTGTCACGGAATATCACGCAGCAAGCTATTGCTGTCAATAATACTTACCAAATATTCCCACGCTCGAGAACTGTTCGTGATAAGATAAATCCCAACTTACGAAATTCCTTctttgtcaaaaaaatatccGTTTTAGCTCTTCGggtattttggttttcaaacaCGCATGTCGTAATGTCATTTTCCTGTGTCAACCTCAGGCTCCATTTTATGAACCCTTATTCATTTTACTCGAGTGCCCGGAGGGATTACTTCATATTGATGGCTAATGGGGATGTGtcgctggatggggtcgcatttcCACAAATGGCATGACAGGCGCTTTAGGAGACGCGcgcttggctcataaagcgcctgtcatgcaggctactttgaatgagttgccagtaattgGATCCATGCCTTATCGCagagggttctgggatcgccagggagTTGTTGTGAGAAAGTTATTCGGCGTCCAAAAAACGACTTTGGAGAGAAATCAAGGTTTTTTTGgacacagttttatcagaaatcgatttgggcgATGTTGGCACGTAGCAACTGTAAGTtcttgtttgaataaccgtgaaatatgagacAAAATTTGCTGATTAATGTGAAACGGTCTCAAAGTATAACAAGGTTAGGaataaatctggaggaaatgactcaataaagccttttcagttgtattAACGTATGGCCTGGCTTTTGGCCTATTTCTAAACTCagcaattcaaataatattgGAAATATGCCTAGTGGCGATCATTGTGCTGTGCGGGGTTGTGACAACCATCGAAGGTACCCAGAGAAGCAAAAGATTTTCCTCAGGTTGGAATATTTAGATTTTACTCGCCCAGGAATAACAATGATGTTTTTTCGTGTGCTAGAGCTATTAATCGTGACCAATTCAAGGTTTGATGAGTACAAAGGTCTGTTGAGGTTACAGAACCTCTGAATGTCCTACAACAACTTTGTACATAAGAGCTGAGTATGATTGTGGGAGTACTAAAACCTCAAAGACCTTCTTCGAAGATCAGATCGACAGAGAACTACTATATGAAGATGACgcttttgtattgtattgtagatggtagtttgacagaagaaaaggtttgtttacatgtaacagCTGGGCATGTCAGATATGAATTCCCAGTGTTATCTAATTCCGTCGAAACGGAGACTGCGGTACTTCTAAACAGCTGCCTCGAGGCAGAAGCTAAGGAGATTGAAATGGTTTGCTTGAGCAGCATCATCGTACTACATTGATGTGACTGGACTCTTACAGAGTTTGTAGATAAATTGTAGCGGCTCGAAAACCGTTGGATTTTTCTCAGTCAAACAAGAACTTAACCTATGGGTTTTCTCATGTTTCTCATCGCTCATTTCATCCCTCAAAAGTACAATGGCTCTGTAAATTCTCTCCTTTGAGGTGGTGTATTTGCAGAAGCCATAATTCGTTTACGCAAGACGtaactaaaaagaaaacagcctaGACACACGTAAACACAACTAAAAGGGATTTAATGtgttatttcctccagatttgtATCTAATTTTGTAACATTTCGAGACCATGACGAGATGTTAATTTTACAATAAACAGCAATAAACCTTACGGATCCTAACCTGAGTAAATTTCAGTTATCTcgtatttcacggttattcagaCAAAAAGTTACATTTGCCACGTATCAACATTTCCCAAATCGATTTCGGATAAAACCCTCAGAACCCTCTGCGTACAATCGGggatccgattactggcaactcattaGTTGTCAGGATTTTGGGGGTAAGACAAAAAGGGAAGGATTCGcggtaaaaaaaagttgttagaAAAAGAACTGCAGCGctgttgttttaatatttactagccgcattacattccgttttgaaatttcaattaATTTAAGAGGCTTTATGTAAGCCTTATGCTCGAGTGTCCGGCAAGTGATTATTCCAAAGCGATTCTtcagttgtttcttttttcaacatTCAAATGTGCTGTTTATCTCCCTCGTAATTGATATTGGCCCAATGTAACAATATATACACCGATTTTCTCTGTTATGATTTGCTTCACAATATTAGAGTTCGTCGCTATGACATTATCAAACCTATTCTGGAGATTCACAGTTTTTATCGCTATGATGCCTTCTTCCTCTTATCGACAACAACTGATCTCTTCCACTTGTCTGCCTTAACTCTTTTCTCAACTTTCTTTGAGTGTGTAAATTAATGTCACttgcttttaattttctttgcaaatccGCCTCCTTCGTGCAAGCACGCTCCTCGTGGAGGTTGACTATCAAtggagttatttcagtagagttagagttagagttaacgacttccaaaagcctgaattcaagattttggtctgccaaaatcctgaattcaagattttggaagtccaaaatcttgaattccaaaatcttgaattcaggattttggcagtccaaaatctaggattttggaaacttaactctacctctacgacataactctatgaaaataactctaagaatggCTGTCCCCCTCTTCGTGTCGTAGTTTTTCCCGCTTGCATTAATCTGTCAGGAAGGAATGCTATATCATGTTTTGGTTTTCTGTGTCAGCGCTGCAATTAGACTCAGCACGCACCTATTAAAATGTCTCCCGTGATTGGTTCACTCGGCAGTAATCCAAAAGAAGCCCTTGACCTTAATACTTTGAAAGAGATCGTAAAAAGTTGCGTGCCATACAGCATAATTTCTTAATCGAATTCACAAGTAACTATTTATACGCTTTCTGCAAATATAACAACGTTGTTTAGTTACtaaaaccgttttttttttcaaaggggcttatttcaaaatttggcaACTGCAACGTAATCTTAACGACACAATTCGATTAGTAATTATCAATTAAAcgtaattattacaaaatacGCGAAGATGACGGTGATAAAATTCTTATATCTTAATCTGCTCAAAGTTTCTGATGTTTTAATGGCTCTAGAAAAAGATAAAGGAGTCAAGTACAACTAGCGCGCGCTTGGTGACACGTACAACCGTCCAATTACAAATTCTGCTATTAATGCTGAAATCAGGGCTGttgatagccaatcagattcgagaattttgtGACATATAccattaataatggtaatagcaCTAAGTGGAGTCCACtgaattcggtctgtaatcatacgagtgattaacaaaatcggacgactgcgtagcgggagtccgatttgtttagtCACTcttatgattacagaccgaattggacgacacgaaatCCTGTTAcgaattaatcataaccattacaatttccgagaaaacaaaattaatgcattcctttttctctgcctaatgttacaaatttgtccattttagaaaatccccagtttggtggGTTAAGTGTTTGCTGCTATGGTTATTgcgataaattctgtgattggtggattaagctgagtgcacttaatatgattggctgatgtaactgtccgatttcaggtatccgattacagccaactgtccgatttcactgtccgatttcaaccctacacaatgaatagtgaaaaataaagtagttaatgcaccaatcaaatttgagaaagttGTAATGGTAGTAGGACTGAACGGAGTGCAATTCGGTCGGTAATCATACGAGTAATAACAAAATTGGACGACCACacagcgggagtccgatttgtttatcacgagtatgatttAAGACCGAATTGGAGGACATGAAGTCCTCTTACGAATCaataaaaattgcaatttcCGCGAaaagaagagccaagttatgaaagaaagggaaatttgcacTAAGAGACCgacaaaggaggcgtaaattgtttTAATGTCGCCCTGAAAGAAAGTAAGAAAGATGAAAAAAGGCCCAGTTTCggagtctgtacactgtttctatggtctTTGACGCCAAGGttatgattggttgatttaaagtacaactttgaatgtgattgggttattgaactgtccgataacaaactatccgataacaacttggcaagtgaattagtggaaaataaGAGTTTGTTTAAAGTAATCACAATCAAGGAAATTGTCATTTTAATAAGCAATAGGTAACTAGCAGCAGTCAAGGATTGGTGAGGTGCGTTTGATTACTGTTTTGTCATCGATGAGGCATGAAAGCAGTTGTATATTTTGGGGAGAATGGTTTTGTACACTTTCCTAGCATTTGTTCATTATTATATggccctgtctcacaaggactgggaactaacaaattcacgaatttgattggctgagatcGACCGCAGTTTAGATGTTCGCGTCTAGACCGGGATCTACACTGGTGATGTTTGGCGGTGAAATCGTTTTGTTCCCTTTTGTA from Montipora foliosa isolate CH-2021 chromosome 7, ASM3666993v2, whole genome shotgun sequence includes the following:
- the LOC138010693 gene encoding neuropeptide FF receptor 2-like, with amino-acid sequence MNVTSNATEYLMPPSWATTLFVSGTFLAVICPITVLSNALLLIAIYKDPFKTFRTPSAYFVVGLAFVDLITGLIPEPMTITCYYRFYNNHPDASHFLKILEVAGTIAAITMNTSFFIVLAFTFAQYAEVVFPFKFKRLITVRNTVACVVGLFLYAILFESLQLVGVSREVIAKIDLHLHSTFSLFLTVIIYLLLQRAVVKEMIMTRRLTPTTRNTATSEGCADTRDSCTPSERPTQQKLIEKNLVRLNLVMIFILLICSQPSAIVWYFYLYSREKTKVSLSLRIAGVVTNNTLFLKSFLDPFVFAWRLPKYRKALKKVFSREE